The proteins below come from a single Nocardiopsis gilva YIM 90087 genomic window:
- the yajC gene encoding preprotein translocase subunit YajC: MQGHDILAAAAQQDGGSILGMILPFLLIAVVFWLLILRPQQKRRQQENQMQSTLRPGVEVLTKAGFYGTVVEVRENEVELEISPGARIRLLKVGIGDVVTPGQGTQDDTPVEDRPDFPGGSDDTRG; this comes from the coding sequence GTGCAGGGCCATGACATTCTCGCAGCGGCCGCCCAGCAGGACGGCGGCAGCATCCTTGGGATGATCCTCCCGTTCCTGCTCATCGCGGTCGTCTTCTGGCTGCTGATCCTGCGCCCGCAGCAGAAGCGGCGCCAGCAGGAGAACCAGATGCAGAGCACCCTGCGGCCGGGGGTGGAGGTGCTCACCAAGGCCGGGTTCTACGGCACCGTGGTCGAGGTCCGGGAGAACGAGGTCGAACTGGAGATCTCGCCCGGCGCCCGGATCCGGCTGCTCAAGGTCGGCATCGGCGATGTCGTCACCCCCGGGCAGGGCACGCAGGACGACACCCCCGTCGAGGACCGCCCCGACTTCCCCGGCGGCTCCGACGACACCAGGGGCTGA
- the ruvB gene encoding Holliday junction branch migration DNA helicase RuvB: protein MTEHEREMVSPDADLDDRAVEGALRPKRLEDFVGQERVREQLSLVLRGAQRRGRAPDHILMSGGPGLGKTTLAMIIAAELGAPLRITSGPAIERSGDLAAVLSTLQEGEVLFLDEIHRMARPAEEMLYVAMEDFRVDVVVGKGPGATAIPIDIAPFTLVGATTRAGLLPAPLRDRFGFTAQMDFYRADELEHILRRSAGLLGVDLEDDAAVEIAGRSRGTPRIANRLLRRVRDYAEVHGDGHLTLGTARAALTLYEVDDQGLDRLDRAVLDALMRRFRGGPVGLSTLAVSVGEEPETVEVVAEPFLVRSGLIARTPRGRVATPEAWAHMGLTPPPDAAFGAGISDAAPVEPPDPS from the coding sequence ATGACCGAGCACGAACGTGAGATGGTCTCACCCGACGCCGACCTGGACGACCGGGCCGTCGAGGGCGCCCTGCGGCCCAAGCGGTTGGAGGACTTCGTCGGCCAGGAACGCGTCCGCGAGCAGCTGTCCCTGGTGCTGCGCGGCGCCCAGCGGCGCGGCCGGGCCCCCGACCACATCCTGATGTCGGGCGGGCCGGGCCTCGGCAAGACCACGCTCGCCATGATCATCGCGGCCGAGCTCGGCGCCCCGCTGCGGATCACCTCCGGCCCCGCCATCGAGCGCTCCGGCGACCTCGCGGCGGTGCTGTCCACCCTGCAGGAGGGCGAGGTGCTCTTCCTCGACGAGATCCACCGCATGGCGCGGCCCGCCGAGGAGATGCTGTACGTCGCCATGGAGGACTTCCGCGTCGACGTCGTCGTCGGCAAGGGGCCCGGGGCGACTGCCATCCCGATCGACATCGCGCCGTTCACCCTCGTCGGCGCCACCACCCGGGCCGGGCTGCTGCCCGCCCCGCTGCGCGACCGCTTCGGGTTCACCGCGCAGATGGACTTCTACCGGGCCGACGAGCTCGAACACATCCTGCGCCGATCGGCCGGGCTGCTCGGGGTGGACCTGGAGGACGACGCCGCCGTCGAGATCGCCGGGCGCTCGCGCGGGACGCCGCGCATCGCCAACCGGCTGCTGCGGCGCGTGCGCGACTACGCCGAGGTGCACGGCGACGGCCACCTCACCCTCGGCACCGCCCGCGCCGCCCTCACCCTCTACGAGGTCGACGACCAGGGCCTCGACCGGCTGGACCGCGCCGTGCTCGACGCCCTGATGCGCCGGTTCCGCGGCGGACCGGTCGGGCTGTCCACCCTCGCGGTGTCGGTGGGGGAGGAGCCCGAGACCGTGGAGGTCGTGGCCGAGCCATTCCTGGTGCGCTCCGGACTGATCGCCCGCACGCCGCGCGGACGCGTGGCCACCCCCGAGGCATGGGCGCACATGGGCCTCACCCCGCCGCCCGACGCCGCGTTCGGTGCCGGGATCTCCGACGCCGCGCCGGTGGAACCACCGGACCCGTCCTGA
- the ruvA gene encoding Holliday junction branch migration protein RuvA yields the protein MIAFLSGRVAARSIETAVIEVGGVGMTVHCTPATLATLRVGDSATVATSLVVREDSLTLYGFADDDERDVFERVQTASGVGPRLAMAMLAVHTPDALRQAVAAEDTAALTRVPGIGKKGAQRIVLELRDKLGVPASVPVAGDGAAAPSLAVTAPWRPQVVSGLVNLGWSTKDAEAAADTVAPEADEHPDVAVLLRSALRSLSRA from the coding sequence GTGATCGCGTTCCTCAGCGGCCGCGTGGCGGCCCGGAGCATCGAAACCGCCGTCATCGAGGTGGGCGGCGTCGGGATGACCGTGCACTGCACCCCCGCCACCCTCGCCACGCTCCGGGTGGGCGACAGCGCGACGGTCGCCACCTCCCTCGTGGTCCGCGAGGACTCCCTCACCCTCTACGGCTTCGCCGACGACGACGAGCGCGACGTGTTCGAACGCGTCCAGACCGCCAGCGGCGTCGGACCCCGGCTCGCGATGGCCATGCTCGCCGTGCACACCCCCGACGCCCTGCGCCAGGCCGTGGCCGCCGAGGACACCGCCGCGCTTACCCGCGTGCCGGGCATCGGCAAGAAGGGCGCCCAGCGCATCGTGTTGGAACTGCGGGACAAGCTCGGCGTGCCGGCGAGTGTCCCGGTCGCGGGCGACGGCGCGGCCGCCCCCAGCCTCGCGGTGACCGCGCCGTGGCGCCCCCAGGTGGTCTCGGGGCTGGTCAACCTCGGCTGGTCGACCAAGGACGCCGAGGCCGCCGCCGACACCGTCGCCCCCGAGGCCGACGAACACCCCGACGTCGCCGTCCTCCTGCGCAGCGCCCTGCGCAGCCTCAGCCGGGCCTGA
- the ruvC gene encoding crossover junction endodeoxyribonuclease RuvC codes for MRVLGVDPGLTRCGVGVVDGAIGRPLRFVAAGVVRTAADTDLPDRLLGIEEGMEAWLTEHRPDAVAVERVFAQHNVSTVMGTAQASAIAITCAARRGLPVVLHTPSEVKAAVTGSGRAEKAQVQHMVARLLNLDTAPKPADAADAVALAICHIWRGGAQDRVAKAQQEFARKVEMARRVRR; via the coding sequence GTGCGGGTTCTGGGAGTCGACCCGGGGCTCACCCGGTGCGGCGTCGGCGTCGTCGACGGCGCGATCGGACGGCCGCTGCGCTTCGTCGCCGCGGGTGTCGTCCGCACCGCGGCCGACACCGACCTGCCCGACCGGCTCCTGGGAATCGAGGAGGGCATGGAGGCGTGGCTGACCGAGCACCGCCCCGACGCGGTCGCGGTCGAGCGCGTCTTCGCCCAGCACAACGTCAGCACGGTGATGGGCACCGCCCAGGCCAGCGCCATCGCCATCACCTGCGCGGCCCGCCGCGGCCTGCCCGTTGTCCTGCACACCCCCAGCGAGGTCAAGGCGGCGGTGACCGGCAGCGGCCGCGCCGAGAAGGCCCAGGTGCAGCACATGGTGGCGCGGCTGCTCAACCTCGACACCGCGCCCAAGCCCGCCGACGCCGCCGACGCGGTCGCGCTGGCCATCTGCCACATCTGGCGGGGCGGCGCCCAGGACCGGGTGGCCAAGGCCCAGCAGGAGTTCGCGCGCAAGGTCGAGATGGCGCGGCGCGTCCGGAGATGA